A stretch of Myxococcus hansupus DNA encodes these proteins:
- a CDS encoding HEAT repeat domain-containing protein — protein sequence MRRSKLAVRTAALTTLLLAGAVPAWHFFHRSAPVVATPQAAVSPSRLPLYQWTVGEERTYHFVWNDLQRIAFTVPGGEELQRFDGVMNLDGELTLQALEVRENGARLRLALKRLSRHEVTFSGQSLLPDAASLQEHLPESASAWLELNGQGALVGVRYSDAEPPMFRQFTQSLAAELFPTELRDATEWTAVESTHLGQVEANFQFQDDRARLSRRRTRYQSLRAASHVPAFQQKLSSLTQFDRDPDGFLAAVSLNEILDATHTDGRPLLSRRVRLRLTFSTRQQKPLPPSTEAKSIVRAPSQLVFEGDEERALATSQAAGMTVDLMLEALASANDPAAVGDTGTFARRAIAALKLEPHRTGELGALFKRPGVAPAMRELMLDLLAGAGHAEAQAALRELIVSKEAREHPGAHAMMVQRAGFFREPEPETGRLLARMNAEARASGDVGTERASAYALGAVVSHLPAGSPEAVEFLRPLEDALIQADSPEALEHSLRALGNSGAERVMDLASPHLRDASPTVRAAAASALRTAPQEAATGMLLEALSSETERAVQAVYLDALNGRTLGGAELERLSVWVISGGLAVGAEAPLLNVLTVRMDDSDAVLRMLQALSMRPGQQPATRARVMALMAQASASRGG from the coding sequence ATGCGTCGCTCGAAGCTCGCCGTCCGCACGGCCGCGCTGACCACCCTGCTGCTCGCCGGTGCGGTGCCTGCCTGGCACTTCTTCCACCGTTCCGCGCCCGTCGTGGCCACCCCGCAGGCGGCGGTGAGCCCCTCCCGGCTGCCGCTCTATCAGTGGACCGTGGGGGAGGAGCGCACGTATCACTTCGTCTGGAACGACTTGCAGCGGATTGCGTTCACCGTTCCTGGCGGTGAGGAGCTCCAGCGGTTCGATGGCGTGATGAACCTGGATGGCGAGCTCACGCTCCAGGCGCTCGAGGTCCGTGAGAATGGGGCGCGGCTGCGGCTGGCGTTGAAGCGCCTGAGCCGGCATGAGGTCACGTTCTCCGGCCAGTCCCTGCTCCCCGACGCGGCCTCCCTCCAGGAGCATCTGCCCGAGTCCGCGTCGGCGTGGCTGGAGCTGAATGGCCAGGGCGCGCTCGTGGGCGTCCGGTACTCGGACGCGGAGCCCCCCATGTTCCGGCAGTTCACGCAGTCGCTGGCGGCGGAGCTGTTCCCCACCGAGCTGCGCGACGCCACCGAGTGGACTGCCGTCGAGTCCACGCACCTGGGGCAGGTCGAGGCGAACTTCCAGTTCCAGGATGACCGCGCGCGCCTGTCGCGCCGCCGCACGCGCTACCAGTCCCTGCGCGCCGCCTCGCACGTGCCAGCGTTCCAGCAGAAGTTGAGCTCCCTCACGCAGTTCGACCGGGACCCGGACGGATTCCTGGCCGCCGTCTCCCTCAACGAAATCCTGGACGCCACGCACACCGATGGCCGCCCGCTGCTGTCACGCCGCGTCCGCCTGCGCCTGACCTTCTCCACGCGCCAGCAGAAGCCGCTCCCGCCTTCGACGGAGGCCAAGTCCATTGTCCGCGCGCCGTCGCAGCTCGTCTTCGAGGGCGATGAGGAGCGCGCGCTGGCCACGAGCCAGGCCGCCGGGATGACGGTGGACCTGATGCTGGAGGCGCTGGCGTCCGCGAACGACCCGGCCGCCGTGGGGGACACGGGTACCTTCGCGCGGAGGGCCATCGCGGCGCTCAAACTGGAGCCGCATCGGACGGGGGAGCTGGGCGCGCTTTTCAAGCGGCCGGGTGTCGCGCCCGCGATGCGCGAGCTGATGCTGGACCTGCTGGCGGGCGCGGGGCACGCGGAGGCCCAGGCGGCCCTGCGCGAGCTGATTGTCTCCAAGGAGGCCCGCGAGCACCCCGGCGCGCACGCGATGATGGTGCAGCGCGCGGGCTTCTTCCGGGAGCCGGAGCCGGAGACGGGGCGGCTGCTGGCCCGGATGAACGCGGAGGCCCGCGCCTCCGGTGATGTCGGCACCGAGCGCGCGTCCGCATACGCCTTGGGCGCCGTCGTCTCGCACCTGCCCGCGGGCAGCCCGGAGGCGGTCGAGTTCCTGCGCCCGCTGGAGGACGCGCTCATCCAGGCGGACAGTCCGGAGGCGCTGGAGCATTCCCTGCGAGCGCTGGGCAACAGCGGCGCGGAGCGCGTCATGGACCTGGCTTCGCCCCACCTGCGTGACGCGTCGCCCACCGTGCGCGCCGCGGCCGCGTCGGCGCTGCGCACCGCGCCGCAGGAAGCCGCCACGGGCATGTTGCTGGAGGCGCTGTCGTCCGAGACCGAGCGCGCCGTGCAGGCGGTGTATCTGGACGCGCTGAACGGGCGCACCTTGGGCGGCGCCGAGCTGGAGCGTCTGAGCGTCTGGGTCATCTCGGGCGGGCTGGCGGTGGGGGCCGAGGCGCCCCTGCTGAACGTCCTCACGGTCCGGATGGATGACAGCGACGCCGTCCTCCGGATGCTCCAGGCCCTGTCGATGCGCCCCGGTCAGCAGCCGGCCACCCGCGCCCGCGTCATGGCGCTGATGGCGCAGGCCTCGGCCAGCCGGGGCGGCTGA
- a CDS encoding serine protease — MRITRTASRRTLFGALLCSLSVAACGPAPEGELPGEKSPETGAQQQPVVYGVDHRTDVYAYPASVLRDRAEQSTVALMRPSAINTSNPNNVTFNASPLRTAYNLCSDQRFLEDPTPAFCSGTLIDDDLVLTAGHCITSSDCSNTRFVFNFYRTSATALKTVTTADVYACSSVVARQVGTTGGRNLDYAVVRLDRAATPRFVPAPIRPGSTALPLNTGVSVIGSGSGIPFKIDDGGWVRDGRAATRDYFVANTDTFGGNSGSGVYENNDVTVAGILVRGVTDYVSRGGCNVVNQCTDTGCGGESITYARPAIDAYCAVATSERLCEGYEPPPPPPPVETFTFTASNTNSAQQNTTNVNVTLAAGQTLTFGTCSLPQATGTGDTYLRLFNAATNTQVAANDDSCSLLSLVTFTAPTAGTYQMRAGCFSSGSCSGTVAYTIQ, encoded by the coding sequence ATGCGCATCACCCGTACCGCCTCTCGCAGAACGTTGTTCGGCGCGTTGCTGTGTAGCCTCTCCGTCGCGGCCTGTGGTCCGGCGCCCGAAGGAGAGCTCCCCGGTGAGAAGTCCCCCGAGACAGGCGCGCAGCAGCAGCCTGTCGTCTACGGCGTGGACCACCGCACGGATGTCTACGCCTATCCGGCGTCCGTGCTGCGTGACCGCGCCGAGCAGTCCACCGTGGCGTTGATGCGGCCCTCCGCCATCAACACCTCCAATCCCAACAACGTCACGTTCAATGCGTCCCCGCTGCGGACCGCCTACAACCTCTGCTCGGACCAGCGCTTCCTGGAGGACCCGACGCCCGCGTTCTGCTCGGGCACGCTCATCGATGACGACCTGGTGCTCACCGCGGGCCACTGCATCACCTCCTCGGACTGCTCGAACACGCGCTTCGTCTTCAACTTCTACCGGACGTCGGCCACGGCCCTGAAGACGGTGACGACGGCGGACGTGTATGCCTGTTCGTCCGTCGTCGCGCGCCAGGTGGGCACGACGGGCGGCCGCAACCTGGACTACGCCGTCGTCCGCCTGGACCGCGCGGCCACGCCGCGCTTCGTGCCGGCGCCCATCCGCCCGGGCAGCACGGCCCTCCCGCTGAACACCGGCGTGAGCGTGATTGGCTCCGGCAGCGGCATCCCGTTCAAGATTGATGACGGCGGCTGGGTGCGCGACGGCCGCGCGGCCACGCGGGACTACTTCGTCGCCAACACGGACACGTTTGGTGGCAACTCCGGCTCGGGTGTCTACGAGAACAATGACGTCACCGTGGCGGGCATCCTGGTGCGTGGCGTGACGGACTACGTGAGCCGGGGCGGCTGCAACGTGGTGAATCAGTGCACCGACACGGGCTGCGGCGGCGAGTCCATCACCTATGCGCGTCCCGCCATCGACGCGTACTGCGCCGTCGCGACCAGCGAGCGTCTGTGCGAAGGCTACGAGCCGCCTCCGCCGCCCCCGCCGGTCGAGACCTTCACCTTCACCGCCTCCAACACCAACAGCGCCCAGCAGAACACCACCAACGTCAACGTGACGCTGGCCGCGGGCCAGACGCTGACCTTCGGCACCTGCTCGCTGCCGCAGGCCACGGGCACCGGTGACACCTACCTGCGCCTGTTCAACGCGGCGACGAACACCCAGGTCGCCGCCAACGACGATAGCTGCAGCCTCCTGTCCCTGGTGACCTTCACCGCGCCCACCGCGGGCACGTACCAGATGCGCGCGGGCTGCTTCTCCAGCGGCTCCTGCAGCGGCACGGTGGCCTACACCATCCAGTAG
- a CDS encoding trypsin-like serine peptidase, with protein MRITRVPWRRSFFGALLCGLSVLACGPAPESALPGEQSPETDTQQQPVVYGLDDRTDVYAYPLSVLRDRAEQSTVALMGSSAINTSNPDNITFNASTLRSANNLCSDQRFLEDPAPAFCSGTLIDDDLVLTAGNCIRLSDCPNTRFVFNFYRTSATALKTVTTADVFSCRSVVVHSVNVSGGRVFDYAIVRLDRAATPRFVPAPIRPGNTALQVGTGVSVIGSSSGIPFKIDDGGRVRDGRAGTLDYFVATTDTSGASLGSGVYENDTFTVAGIRVRGEMGLINRGSCRVVNRCTETGCRGEDITYARLAVDHFCRVAASPRLCDGSEPPPLPPPPPPLPPSPPGTPFSFSASNTDSAQVNTTDYAIAMLAGQTLTIGTCGQAGASFTGDTYLRLRGVRGTEVAYSHGACGGQGSSITYRAPADGNYVVNAGCYASGACSGDVAWMVSGDAAPTRGSFTFSARNTNFAQQNTVNQDVFVAEGQRITVATCGQAGASFSGDTILRLFSDAALVASNDNACGGVGSSLTYIAHTTTTLQMRAGCYAGNACSGTVVWNIQ; from the coding sequence ATGCGAATCACCCGTGTCCCCTGGCGCCGGAGCTTCTTCGGCGCGTTGTTGTGTGGCCTCTCCGTCCTGGCTTGCGGTCCCGCGCCCGAAAGCGCGCTTCCCGGTGAGCAGTCCCCCGAGACAGACACGCAGCAGCAGCCTGTCGTCTACGGCTTGGACGACCGCACGGATGTCTATGCCTATCCGTTGTCCGTGCTGCGTGACCGCGCGGAGCAGTCCACCGTGGCGCTGATGGGGTCCTCCGCCATCAACACCTCCAACCCCGACAACATCACCTTCAACGCGTCCACACTGCGGAGCGCCAACAACCTCTGCTCGGACCAGCGCTTCCTGGAGGACCCGGCGCCGGCCTTCTGCTCGGGCACGCTCATCGATGACGACCTGGTGCTCACCGCGGGGAACTGCATCCGCCTCTCGGACTGCCCGAACACGCGCTTCGTCTTCAACTTCTACCGCACGTCCGCCACGGCGTTGAAAACGGTGACGACGGCGGACGTCTTCTCCTGCCGCTCTGTCGTCGTGCACAGTGTGAACGTGTCAGGGGGGCGCGTCTTCGACTACGCCATCGTCAGGTTGGATCGCGCCGCCACGCCGCGCTTCGTTCCAGCGCCCATCCGGCCGGGCAACACGGCCCTGCAGGTGGGCACCGGCGTGAGCGTGATTGGCTCGAGCAGCGGCATTCCGTTCAAGATTGATGACGGCGGCAGGGTGCGCGACGGCCGCGCTGGCACGCTGGATTACTTCGTCGCCACCACGGATACGTCGGGTGCCAGCTTGGGCTCGGGCGTCTACGAGAACGACACCTTCACCGTGGCGGGCATCCGGGTCCGGGGTGAAATGGGTTTGATCAACCGGGGGAGCTGTCGCGTCGTGAATCGGTGCACCGAAACGGGCTGCCGTGGCGAGGACATCACCTACGCGCGTCTCGCCGTGGACCACTTCTGCAGGGTCGCTGCCAGCCCGCGCCTGTGCGATGGCTCCGAGCCGCCCCCCCTGCCGCCGCCGCCCCCGCCGCTGCCCCCTTCGCCCCCGGGCACCCCGTTCTCCTTCTCCGCGAGCAACACCGACAGCGCCCAGGTGAACACCACCGACTACGCCATCGCGATGCTGGCGGGCCAGACGCTGACCATCGGGACGTGCGGCCAGGCGGGCGCGTCCTTCACGGGTGACACGTACCTGCGCCTGCGCGGCGTCAGGGGGACCGAGGTGGCCTACAGTCATGGCGCCTGCGGTGGTCAGGGCTCCAGCATCACGTATCGCGCCCCCGCTGACGGCAACTACGTCGTCAACGCGGGCTGCTACGCCAGCGGCGCTTGCAGCGGGGACGTCGCCTGGATGGTTTCTGGCGACGCGGCCCCCACCCGCGGCAGCTTCACCTTCAGTGCCCGCAACACCAACTTCGCCCAGCAGAACACCGTCAATCAGGACGTCTTCGTCGCCGAGGGCCAGCGCATCACCGTGGCGACCTGCGGCCAGGCGGGGGCGTCGTTCTCGGGCGACACCATCCTGCGGCTCTTCAGCGACGCCGCGCTGGTGGCTTCCAATGACAACGCGTGCGGCGGCGTGGGCTCCAGCCTGACGTACATCGCGCACACCACCACCACCCTGCAGATGCGCGCGGGCTGCTATGCCGGCAACGCCTGCAGCGGAACCGTGGTGTGGAACATCCAGTAG
- a CDS encoding trypsin-like serine peptidase, with protein MRITRTPLRRSFFGALLCSLSVAACGPASEMDSLDEKSPELGAQEQEVIYGTDNRTDVYAYTARPTLRQRAEQSTVALMAPSAINSSNPNNVTFSARTLQSAYNLCTNQRFLNDPTPAFCSGTLIDDDLVLTAGHCIETATDCSNTRFVFNFYRTSATALNTVTTADIFSCRSIVAHGLTTAGGRNLDYAIVRLDRAATPRFVPAPIRPGNTALPVNTGVTVIGSGSGIPFKIDDGGKVRTNRSGTLDYFVATTDTFGGNSGSGVYENDTFTVAGILVRGDTDYVNQGSCRVVNQCTETGCRGEDITYVRPAVDHYCRVAASARLCDGSEPPPPPPPPPDSFAYSASNTNSAQQNTTNRTIALTAGQTLTIATCGLTGASFSGDTYLRLRNAAGSQVSANDDACGDRGSSITYVAPTTGNYSINAGCYSSGSCSGTVAWTISGGTTAPTSGSFNFNVSNTNSAQQNTVNENVSIAAGKTLTVATCGLTGASFTGDTYLRLFSGATQAAANDDACGGRGSSLTYTSTSATTLQIRAGCFSTGACNGTVVWNIQ; from the coding sequence ATGCGAATCACCCGTACCCCCTTGCGCCGGAGCTTCTTCGGCGCGTTGCTGTGTTCCCTCTCCGTCGCGGCCTGTGGCCCCGCTTCCGAGATGGACTCCCTGGACGAGAAGTCCCCGGAGCTGGGAGCGCAGGAGCAGGAAGTCATCTACGGCACCGACAACCGGACGGACGTCTACGCGTACACGGCGCGCCCGACGCTGCGCCAGCGCGCGGAGCAGTCCACCGTGGCGCTGATGGCGCCATCCGCCATCAACAGCTCCAACCCCAACAACGTCACCTTCAGCGCGCGGACGCTGCAGAGCGCCTACAACCTCTGCACCAATCAGCGCTTCCTGAACGACCCGACGCCAGCCTTCTGCTCGGGCACGCTCATCGATGACGACCTGGTGCTCACCGCGGGGCACTGTATCGAGACGGCGACGGACTGCTCGAACACGCGCTTCGTCTTCAACTTCTACCGCACGTCGGCCACGGCACTGAACACGGTGACGACGGCGGACATCTTCTCCTGCCGGTCCATCGTCGCGCACGGATTGACCACGGCGGGGGGCCGCAACCTCGACTACGCCATCGTCCGGTTGGACCGCGCCGCCACGCCGCGCTTCGTGCCCGCGCCCATCCGGCCGGGCAACACGGCCCTGCCGGTGAACACCGGCGTGACGGTGATTGGCTCCGGCAGCGGCATCCCGTTCAAGATTGATGACGGCGGCAAGGTGCGCACCAACCGCTCCGGCACGCTGGACTACTTCGTCGCCACCACGGACACGTTTGGCGGCAACTCGGGCTCGGGTGTCTACGAGAACGACACCTTCACCGTGGCGGGCATCCTGGTCCGGGGTGACACGGACTACGTCAACCAGGGGAGCTGCCGCGTCGTGAACCAGTGCACCGAGACGGGGTGCCGTGGCGAGGACATCACCTACGTGCGTCCCGCCGTGGACCACTACTGCAGGGTCGCCGCCAGCGCGCGTCTGTGCGACGGCTCCGAGCCGCCCCCGCCGCCGCCTCCGCCGCCGGATTCGTTCGCCTACTCCGCGAGCAACACCAACAGCGCCCAGCAGAACACGACCAACCGCACCATCGCGCTGACGGCGGGGCAGACGCTCACCATCGCGACCTGCGGCCTGACGGGCGCGTCCTTCTCGGGTGACACGTACCTGCGCCTGCGCAACGCCGCGGGTTCCCAAGTGTCCGCCAACGACGACGCCTGCGGCGACCGGGGCTCCAGCATCACCTACGTCGCCCCCACCACGGGCAACTACAGCATCAACGCGGGCTGCTACAGCTCGGGGAGCTGCAGCGGCACCGTCGCCTGGACCATCTCCGGCGGCACCACCGCCCCCACCTCCGGCAGCTTCAACTTCAACGTCAGCAACACCAACAGCGCCCAGCAGAACACCGTCAACGAGAACGTCTCCATCGCCGCGGGGAAGACCCTCACCGTGGCCACCTGCGGCCTGACGGGCGCGTCCTTCACGGGCGACACCTACCTGCGGCTCTTCAGCGGCGCCACGCAGGCGGCCGCCAACGACGACGCGTGCGGCGGCCGGGGCTCCAGCCTGACGTACACCTCGACCTCGGCCACCACCCTGCAGATTCGCGCCGGCTGCTTCTCCACCGGCGCCTGCAACGGCACCGTGGTGTGGAACATCCAGTAG
- a CDS encoding SpoIID/LytB domain-containing protein yields the protein MGLAVTVAVLLAATPTFVTRGDVTPEADLRREAQAAWTALASRYVEAAGGAPSKAPASITLQKGAALSPQRNGQGRPGWVELRQNTPGVLDERLRLALRHELAHQFLWWACPQSSEDRLFHEAFAVAVSGELPAWKEGPYLSLSRAASDLARSPDVDTPRARRALARVLSESASGFPAALSRRLRQCQDGARWASPLSIDELAGVGVRAATPATVVLSRHSGEVLWSEGDVQRALPYGSVLKPFVYAAGARHPVLPPRAGVQEWACGAGLPAQVDARVAMLRSCNGYFLDWEAQGSAPKAFGVWGPVLGALGLTRMPEDMADTIGLRSTVSVSPWGVAQAYRLLAEARPDVIALLADNAARGTLSDLPASKALAGVATKTGTVRDAASRPQFGWIAAVDADLVVVVMRPGVMPRQFADEVPRALARARKQAGLDAARVQVLGLLPPGDVEARCAGAGFALEDGVPRAGTEAWSPLASLTRRGAAVCLGAPWRVRFPGGPEEGRDYAGVFISSAPPPYRPPPGVPTTPSALKARRGSDFIFRTTRLQYTAGVVSAEDVTLTGEARIALARVVAHNEQHSRHPHRPVCDTTHCQAFRGTVRVRAEESKAVGMAPLKWRQWLTFSQGGEEPWRQERSRAEVERLLGQGLVSLRFEAGRVNFLRTESDGDATFESARSLPCDLLRSGLKLPSCPRTASFNGASLVFEGRGRGHGEGLDVEAAKASGGRSDAILEGAYGP from the coding sequence ATGGGGTTGGCCGTCACGGTGGCCGTGCTGCTCGCGGCCACCCCCACCTTCGTCACCCGGGGCGACGTCACTCCCGAGGCGGACCTTCGCCGCGAGGCGCAGGCCGCCTGGACGGCCCTGGCGTCCCGCTACGTCGAGGCGGCGGGTGGGGCGCCGTCGAAGGCGCCGGCCTCCATCACCCTCCAGAAGGGCGCCGCCCTCTCTCCCCAGCGCAATGGCCAGGGGCGGCCCGGGTGGGTGGAGCTGCGGCAGAACACGCCGGGCGTGTTGGATGAGCGGCTGCGCCTGGCGCTCCGGCACGAGCTGGCGCACCAGTTCCTGTGGTGGGCCTGTCCCCAGTCCAGCGAGGACCGGCTCTTCCACGAAGCCTTCGCCGTGGCGGTGAGCGGCGAGCTGCCCGCGTGGAAGGAGGGGCCCTACCTCTCGCTCTCGCGCGCGGCGTCGGACCTGGCCCGCTCCCCGGACGTGGATACGCCCCGGGCCCGGCGCGCGCTGGCGCGGGTGTTGAGCGAGTCCGCTTCGGGCTTCCCCGCCGCGCTGTCTCGCCGGCTGCGGCAGTGCCAGGACGGCGCGCGGTGGGCGTCGCCGTTGTCCATCGACGAACTGGCCGGTGTCGGCGTCCGCGCGGCCACGCCCGCCACGGTGGTGCTGAGCCGCCATTCCGGCGAGGTGCTGTGGTCGGAAGGTGACGTGCAGCGCGCGCTGCCTTACGGCTCGGTGCTCAAGCCCTTCGTGTACGCGGCGGGCGCGCGGCACCCGGTGCTTCCTCCGCGCGCGGGCGTGCAGGAGTGGGCCTGCGGCGCGGGCCTGCCGGCGCAGGTGGACGCGCGTGTCGCCATGCTGCGCTCGTGCAACGGCTACTTCCTGGACTGGGAGGCTCAGGGCTCGGCGCCCAAGGCCTTTGGTGTCTGGGGGCCGGTGCTGGGGGCGCTCGGGCTGACGCGGATGCCGGAGGACATGGCGGACACGATTGGCCTGCGCTCCACCGTGTCCGTGTCGCCCTGGGGCGTGGCGCAGGCGTACCGGCTGCTGGCGGAGGCTCGGCCGGACGTCATCGCCTTGCTCGCGGACAACGCCGCGCGCGGCACGCTGTCGGACCTGCCCGCGTCCAAGGCGCTGGCGGGCGTGGCCACGAAGACGGGCACCGTGCGCGACGCGGCGAGCCGGCCCCAGTTCGGCTGGATTGCCGCCGTGGATGCGGACCTGGTGGTGGTGGTGATGCGCCCGGGTGTCATGCCTCGGCAGTTCGCGGACGAGGTGCCACGGGCGCTCGCGCGGGCGCGCAAGCAGGCGGGGTTGGACGCCGCGCGGGTGCAGGTGCTGGGGCTCCTGCCGCCAGGCGACGTGGAGGCGCGCTGTGCTGGCGCGGGCTTCGCGTTGGAGGACGGTGTTCCTCGTGCGGGCACGGAGGCGTGGTCACCGCTGGCGTCACTGACGCGGCGAGGCGCGGCGGTGTGCCTGGGTGCGCCCTGGCGGGTGCGCTTTCCCGGGGGGCCGGAGGAGGGGCGCGACTACGCGGGGGTCTTCATCAGCTCCGCGCCGCCGCCGTATCGCCCGCCGCCTGGGGTGCCCACCACGCCCAGCGCGTTGAAGGCGCGGCGTGGCTCCGATTTCATCTTCCGCACCACGCGTCTGCAATACACCGCGGGGGTGGTGTCCGCGGAGGACGTGACGCTGACGGGCGAGGCCCGGATTGCCTTGGCGCGGGTGGTGGCTCACAACGAGCAACACAGCCGGCATCCTCACCGACCTGTCTGTGACACCACGCACTGTCAGGCCTTCCGGGGCACGGTGCGCGTGCGCGCCGAGGAGTCGAAGGCCGTGGGCATGGCGCCGTTGAAGTGGCGCCAATGGCTGACGTTCTCCCAGGGGGGAGAGGAGCCCTGGCGGCAGGAGCGCTCCCGCGCGGAGGTGGAGAGGCTGCTGGGGCAGGGCCTGGTGTCGCTGCGCTTCGAGGCGGGGCGGGTGAACTTCCTGCGCACGGAGTCCGACGGAGACGCGACCTTCGAGTCCGCGCGCTCGCTGCCGTGTGACTTGCTGCGCTCCGGCTTGAAGCTGCCTTCATGTCCGCGCACGGCCTCGTTCAACGGCGCGTCCCTGGTGTTCGAGGGACGTGGGCGCGGACATGGCGAGGGCCTGGATGTCGAGGCCGCCAAGGCCTCGGGGGGACGCAGTGACGCGATACTCGAGGGTGCTTATGGGCCGTGA